In a single window of the Pseudomonas entomophila genome:
- a CDS encoding GNAT family N-acetyltransferase yields the protein MTTVVTLRPVGANDQSAWLPLWNAYLKFYETELADAISANTWQRLLDPNEPTHSALAWVDGKAVGIVNFIYHRSNWSIENSCYLQDLYVDSEVRGLGIGRQLIEHVYATAKAAGCIKVHWLTHETNATAISLYEQVAERPGFIQFRKPL from the coding sequence ATGACCACCGTTGTTACCCTGCGCCCGGTGGGCGCCAACGATCAATCAGCTTGGCTGCCACTGTGGAACGCCTATCTGAAGTTCTACGAAACCGAACTGGCCGACGCGATCAGCGCGAACACCTGGCAGCGCCTGCTCGACCCCAACGAGCCCACCCACTCGGCGCTGGCCTGGGTCGATGGCAAGGCGGTGGGCATAGTCAACTTCATCTACCATCGCTCCAACTGGAGCATCGAGAACTCCTGCTACCTGCAAGACCTCTACGTGGACAGCGAAGTGCGGGGCCTGGGCATCGGCCGCCAGTTGATCGAACATGTGTACGCCACGGCCAAGGCTGCGGGTTGCATCAAGGTGCACTGGCTGACCCACGAAACCAACGCCACCGCCATCAGCCTGTACGAGCAGGTCGCCGAGCGGCCGGGCTTCATCCAATTCCGCAAGCCACTGTAG
- the hexR gene encoding transcriptional regulator HexR produces the protein MNLLQHIAQSRHLLRKSELKVADHVLLDPAAVMHSSMADLAHSVGISEPTIVRFCRAIGCSGFQDLKLKLAQSLAAGASFGQFAIHEDDSVADYSLKIFDTTLHTLMEVREHLDPQALQQAVTAMAQAQRVEFYGFGASGAVAADAQHKFFRLLLSAAAYSDPHMQAMSAVTLKPGDVAVCISQSGRSKDLLITANLVRESGANLITLCPSQTPLAELSTVNLAIDVHEDTEIYTPLTSRIAHLVVIDVLAMGVAMARGPSLVNHLKSVKRSLRSLRLSPKSIKATDD, from the coding sequence GTGAATCTGTTGCAACATATCGCCCAATCGCGCCACCTGCTGCGCAAATCGGAACTCAAAGTGGCCGACCACGTGCTGCTCGATCCGGCTGCCGTCATGCACAGCTCCATGGCCGACCTGGCGCACAGTGTGGGCATCAGCGAGCCGACCATCGTGCGTTTCTGCCGGGCGATCGGTTGCTCGGGCTTCCAGGACCTCAAGCTCAAGCTGGCGCAGAGCCTGGCTGCGGGCGCCAGTTTCGGCCAGTTCGCCATCCATGAAGACGACTCGGTCGCCGACTACAGCCTGAAGATCTTCGACACCACCCTGCACACGTTGATGGAGGTGCGCGAGCACCTCGACCCACAAGCGTTGCAGCAGGCGGTGACGGCCATGGCCCAGGCCCAGCGCGTGGAGTTCTATGGGTTTGGCGCGTCGGGCGCGGTGGCCGCCGATGCCCAGCATAAGTTCTTCCGCCTGCTGCTTAGCGCCGCCGCCTATTCCGACCCGCACATGCAGGCGATGTCGGCGGTCACCTTGAAGCCCGGCGATGTGGCAGTGTGCATCTCGCAGTCAGGGCGTTCGAAGGACCTGCTGATCACCGCCAACCTGGTGCGTGAGAGCGGCGCCAACCTGATCACCCTGTGCCCGAGCCAGACACCGCTGGCGGAGCTGTCGACCGTCAACCTGGCCATCGACGTGCACGAAGACACCGAAATCTATACGCCGCTGACCTCGCGCATCGCTCACCTGGTGGTGATCGACGTGCTGGCCATGGGCGTGGCCATGGCCCGCGGGCCGAGCCTGGTCAACCACCTCAAGAGCGTGAAGCGCAGCTTGCGTAGCCTGCGTTTGTCGCCCAAGTCGATCAAGGCTACCGACGACTGA
- a CDS encoding GNAT family N-acetyltransferase, whose product MTDALNWKPAGTPKAEPIDGRFIRLEKLDPARHGDDLWDVLQGPGSDPVLWDYLPYGPFHERTRFDHWLEGNAASRDPLFYSVIDRANGQVQGILSYMSIVPEQGRFEIGHIAFGAAMQRTPKGTEAVYLLGKLGFELGNRRLEWKCNDANARSKRAAQRFGFVFEGVFRNHMVVKDRNRDTAWYSITAAEWPAVAAGFERWLSVENQQPEGQVRSLEACRKG is encoded by the coding sequence ATGACCGACGCATTGAACTGGAAGCCCGCTGGCACGCCCAAGGCCGAGCCCATCGATGGGCGTTTCATCCGCCTGGAAAAGCTCGACCCGGCCCGCCATGGCGATGATCTTTGGGACGTGTTGCAGGGGCCGGGCTCGGACCCGGTGCTGTGGGACTACCTGCCTTATGGGCCGTTCCATGAACGCACCCGCTTCGACCACTGGCTGGAGGGTAACGCCGCCAGCCGCGACCCGCTGTTCTACAGCGTCATCGACCGGGCCAACGGCCAGGTCCAGGGCATCCTCAGCTATATGTCGATCGTTCCGGAGCAGGGGCGCTTCGAGATTGGCCATATCGCCTTCGGCGCCGCCATGCAGCGCACACCAAAGGGCACCGAGGCGGTGTACCTGCTGGGCAAGCTCGGCTTCGAACTGGGCAACCGTCGGCTGGAGTGGAAGTGCAACGATGCCAATGCGCGCTCCAAGCGGGCGGCGCAACGTTTCGGCTTTGTCTTCGAAGGGGTGTTCCGCAACCACATGGTGGTCAAGGACCGCAATCGGGACACCGCTTGGTATTCGATCACCGCTGCCGAGTGGCCGGCGGTGGCGGCGGGGTTCGAGCGCTGGCTGAGCGTTGAGAATCAGCAGCCCGAAGGCCAAGTGCGGTCGCTGGAAGCTTGCCGCAAAGGCTGA
- a CDS encoding FMN-binding negative transcriptional regulator, with the protein MYNNKPHQEHDLTRLHRHMLETRLALLVSHGEQGLLATHLPVLVDTADGEFGTVYGHLARANPQWRDLEQGGEALLVFPGADAYISPGYYPSKADNPKVVPTWNYLSVHAYGPIEVIHNAQPLLDIVSRLTDRHEQGREQPWNVVDAPADYLEGMLRAIVGIRMPIARLQGARKLSQNRSAQDIAGVREGLGASADTLDNQLAAHMRDL; encoded by the coding sequence ATGTACAACAATAAGCCCCACCAGGAGCACGACCTCACCCGCCTGCACCGGCACATGCTGGAAACCCGCCTGGCATTGCTGGTCAGCCATGGCGAACAGGGCCTGCTGGCCACCCACCTGCCGGTGCTGGTCGACACCGCTGATGGCGAGTTCGGCACCGTTTATGGACACCTGGCCCGCGCCAACCCGCAATGGCGGGACCTGGAACAGGGTGGTGAGGCGCTGCTGGTGTTTCCCGGCGCCGACGCCTACATCAGCCCAGGCTACTACCCCAGCAAGGCGGACAACCCCAAGGTGGTACCAACCTGGAACTACCTGTCCGTGCACGCCTACGGCCCGATCGAAGTTATCCACAATGCGCAGCCGCTGCTAGACATCGTCAGCCGCCTGACCGATCGCCATGAACAGGGCCGCGAACAACCCTGGAACGTCGTCGACGCACCCGCTGACTACCTAGAGGGCATGCTCCGCGCCATCGTTGGTATCCGCATGCCCATTGCCCGCCTGCAAGGCGCGCGCAAGCTGAGCCAGAACCGCTCGGCGCAGGATATCGCCGGCGTGCGCGAAGGCCTCGGCGCCAGCGCCGACACTCTGGACAACCAACTCGCCGCTCACATGCGCGATCTCTGA
- a CDS encoding PA3496 family putative envelope integrity protein, with protein MARDHDGVYQPNAKARKQQEKDQRRMEYRRAIESYCDQRQLLRDIADYPDLQDITVWQVSAATSPRSAPQAR; from the coding sequence ATGGCACGTGATCACGACGGTGTGTACCAACCCAACGCCAAAGCTCGTAAGCAGCAGGAAAAGGACCAGCGCCGCATGGAGTATCGCCGCGCCATCGAGAGTTACTGCGACCAGCGCCAGCTGCTGCGTGACATCGCCGACTACCCCGACTTGCAGGACATCACGGTGTGGCAGGTATCGGCGGCAACTTCCCCGAGAAGCGCTCCACAAGCTCGCTGA
- the oadA gene encoding sodium-extruding oxaloacetate decarboxylase subunit alpha codes for MSKKIFVTDTILRDAHQSLLATRMRTEDMLPICDKLDKVGYWSLEVWGGATFDACVRFLKEDPWERLRKLRAALPNTRLQMLLRGQNLLGYRHYSDDVVKAFVAKAAVNGIDVFRIFDAMNDVRNLRVAIEAVKAAGKHAQGTIAYTTSPVHTVDAFVQQAKQMEAMGCDSVAIKDMAGLLTPFATGELVKALKAEQSLPVFIHSHDTAGLAAMCQLKAVENGVDHIDTAISSFAWGTSHPGTESMVAALKGSEFDTGLDLELLQEIGLYFYAVRKKYHQFESEFTAVDTRVQVNQVPGGMISNLANQLKEQGALSRMNEVLAEIPRVREDLGFPPLVTPTSQIVGTQAFFNVLAGERYKTITNEVKLYLQGGYGKAPGVVNEQLRRQAIGSEEVIDVRPADLLKPEMAKLRADIGNLAQSEEDVLTFAMFPDIGRKFLEEREAGTLKPEALLPIPEAGAVGSVGGEGVPTEFVIDVHGETYRVDITGVGVKAEGKRHFYLSIDGMPEEVVFEPLNDFVGGGGSKRKQASEPGHVSTSMPGNIVDVLVKEGDVVKAGQAVLITEAMKMETEVQAAIAGKVVAIHVAKGDRVTPGEILIEIEG; via the coding sequence ATGTCCAAGAAAATCTTTGTCACCGACACGATCCTGCGCGACGCCCACCAGTCCCTGCTGGCCACCCGCATGCGCACCGAAGACATGCTGCCCATCTGTGACAAGCTCGACAAGGTCGGCTACTGGTCGCTGGAAGTCTGGGGCGGTGCCACCTTCGACGCCTGCGTGCGCTTCCTCAAGGAAGACCCGTGGGAGCGCCTGCGCAAGCTGCGCGCCGCATTGCCCAACACGCGCCTGCAGATGCTCCTGCGTGGCCAGAACCTGCTTGGCTACCGGCACTACAGCGATGACGTGGTCAAGGCCTTCGTCGCCAAGGCCGCAGTCAACGGCATCGATGTGTTCCGCATCTTCGACGCCATGAACGACGTACGTAACCTGCGTGTGGCCATCGAGGCTGTAAAAGCTGCCGGCAAGCACGCCCAGGGCACCATCGCCTACACCACCAGCCCGGTACACACCGTCGATGCATTTGTACAGCAGGCCAAGCAGATGGAAGCCATGGGCTGCGACTCGGTGGCGATCAAGGACATGGCCGGCCTGCTCACGCCGTTCGCCACCGGCGAGCTGGTCAAGGCGCTGAAGGCCGAGCAGTCGCTGCCGGTGTTCATCCATTCCCATGACACCGCCGGCCTGGCCGCCATGTGCCAGCTCAAGGCCGTTGAAAACGGTGTTGACCACATCGACACCGCGATCTCCAGCTTTGCCTGGGGCACCAGCCACCCAGGCACCGAGTCGATGGTCGCCGCGCTCAAGGGCAGCGAGTTCGACACCGGCCTGGACCTGGAACTGCTGCAGGAGATCGGCCTGTACTTCTACGCCGTGCGCAAGAAGTACCACCAGTTCGAGAGCGAGTTCACCGCCGTGGACACCCGCGTGCAGGTGAACCAGGTACCGGGCGGGATGATTTCCAACCTGGCCAACCAGCTCAAGGAGCAGGGCGCCCTTAGCCGCATGAACGAAGTGCTGGCGGAAATCCCGCGCGTTCGCGAAGACCTCGGCTTCCCGCCACTGGTGACCCCGACCTCGCAGATCGTCGGCACCCAGGCGTTCTTCAACGTGCTGGCCGGCGAGCGCTACAAGACCATCACCAACGAAGTAAAGCTGTACCTGCAGGGTGGTTACGGCAAGGCCCCGGGCGTGGTCAACGAGCAACTGCGCCGCCAGGCCATTGGTAGCGAGGAAGTGATCGACGTGCGCCCGGCTGACCTGCTCAAGCCGGAAATGGCCAAGCTGCGCGCCGATATCGGCAACCTCGCGCAATCCGAGGAAGACGTGCTGACCTTCGCCATGTTCCCCGACATCGGCCGCAAGTTCCTCGAGGAGCGCGAAGCCGGCACCCTCAAGCCCGAAGCCCTGCTGCCGATTCCGGAGGCCGGCGCGGTGGGTTCGGTGGGCGGTGAGGGTGTGCCGACCGAGTTCGTCATCGACGTGCACGGCGAGACCTACCGCGTCGACATCACTGGCGTGGGCGTCAAGGCCGAAGGTAAGCGCCACTTCTACCTGTCCATCGACGGCATGCCCGAAGAAGTGGTGTTCGAGCCGCTCAACGACTTCGTTGGTGGTGGCGGCAGCAAGCGCAAGCAGGCCAGTGAGCCAGGCCATGTCAGCACCAGCATGCCGGGCAACATCGTCGATGTGCTGGTCAAGGAAGGCGATGTGGTCAAGGCTGGGCAGGCGGTGCTGATCACCGAGGCGATGAAGATGGAAACCGAGGTCCAGGCGGCCATCGCCGGCAAGGTCGTGGCCATCCACGTGGCCAAGGGCGACCGGGTGACACCGGGCGAAATCCTGATCGAGATCGAAGGCTGA
- a CDS encoding acetyl-CoA carboxylase biotin carboxylase subunit, giving the protein MITKILIANRGEIAVRIVRACAEMGIRSVAIYADADRHALHVKRADEAHSIGAEPLAGYLNPRKLVNLAVETGCDALHPGYGFLSENAELAEICAERGIKFIGPAADVIRRMGDKTEARRTMIAAGVPVTPGTEGNVADIHEALQEGDRIGYPVMLKATSGGGGRGIRRCNSREELEQNFPRVISEATKAFGSAEVFLEKCIVNPKHIEAQILGDSVGNVVHLFERDCSIQRRNQKLIEIAPSPQLTPEQRAYIGDLAVRAAKAVNYENAGTVEFLLADGEVYFMEMNTRVQVEHTITEEITGIDIVREQIRIASGLPLSIKQEDIQHRGYALQFRINAEDPKNNFLPSFGKITRYYAPGGPGVRTDTAIYTGYTIPPFYDSMCLKLVVWALTWEEAMDRGLRALDDMRVQGVKTTAAYYQEILRNPEFRSGQFNTSFVETHPELTNYSIKRKPEELALAIAAAIAAHAGL; this is encoded by the coding sequence GTGATAACAAAAATCCTGATCGCCAACCGGGGTGAAATCGCAGTTCGGATCGTGCGTGCCTGCGCCGAGATGGGCATTCGCTCCGTGGCGATCTATGCCGACGCCGACCGCCACGCCCTGCACGTCAAGCGCGCCGACGAGGCCCATAGCATCGGTGCCGAGCCCCTCGCCGGCTACCTGAACCCGCGCAAGCTGGTGAACCTTGCCGTGGAGACCGGGTGCGATGCCCTGCATCCGGGCTACGGTTTCCTGTCGGAAAACGCCGAACTTGCCGAAATTTGCGCCGAACGCGGGATCAAGTTCATCGGCCCGGCCGCCGACGTCATTCGCCGCATGGGCGACAAGACTGAAGCGCGCCGCACCATGATCGCGGCTGGCGTGCCGGTTACCCCGGGCACTGAAGGCAACGTCGCCGATATCCATGAAGCGTTGCAGGAAGGCGACCGCATCGGTTACCCGGTGATGCTCAAGGCCACTTCCGGTGGTGGTGGCCGCGGTATCCGCCGCTGCAACAGCCGTGAAGAGCTGGAGCAGAACTTCCCCCGGGTGATCTCCGAGGCCACCAAGGCCTTCGGTTCGGCGGAAGTGTTCCTGGAAAAGTGCATCGTCAACCCCAAGCACATCGAGGCGCAGATCCTTGGTGACAGCGTTGGCAACGTGGTGCACCTGTTCGAGCGCGACTGCTCGATCCAGCGCCGCAACCAGAAGCTCATCGAGATCGCCCCGAGCCCGCAGCTTACGCCTGAACAGCGCGCCTACATCGGTGACCTGGCGGTGCGCGCGGCCAAGGCGGTGAACTACGAGAACGCCGGTACCGTGGAGTTCCTGCTCGCTGATGGCGAGGTGTACTTCATGGAGATGAACACCCGGGTGCAGGTGGAACACACCATCACCGAGGAAATCACCGGCATCGACATCGTCCGCGAACAGATTCGCATCGCCTCCGGCCTGCCGCTGTCGATCAAGCAGGAAGACATCCAGCACCGCGGCTACGCGCTGCAGTTCCGCATCAACGCCGAAGACCCGAAGAACAACTTCCTGCCCAGCTTCGGCAAGATCACCCGCTACTACGCCCCCGGCGGCCCCGGCGTGCGCACCGACACGGCGATCTACACCGGCTACACCATCCCGCCGTTCTACGACTCCATGTGCCTGAAACTGGTGGTCTGGGCGCTGACCTGGGAAGAAGCCATGGACCGTGGTCTGCGGGCCCTGGACGACATGCGCGTGCAAGGGGTGAAGACCACCGCCGCGTACTACCAGGAAATCCTGCGCAACCCGGAATTCCGCAGCGGCCAGTTCAATACCAGCTTCGTCGAAACCCACCCTGAACTGACCAACTACTCGATCAAGCGCAAACCCGAAGAGCTGGCCTTGGCCATCGCCGCCGCCATCGCCGCGCACGCAGGCCTGTGA
- the zwf gene encoding glucose-6-phosphate dehydrogenase, with translation MTIPCDILVFGGTGDLALHKLLPALYHLYREARLHNAVRIISLARRPLPRNDYVKLAERHCRAQIARQDFDEDVWQRFSARLDYFPMDAAQSADFGRLARYLGEPGGLTRIYYLATAPKLFVPIATHLRIAGLADREARIVLEKPIGHSLESATAINEAIGDVFDESQVFRIDHYLGKETVQNLMALRFANALLEPVWRNNQVDHVQISVCETLGVENRGAYYDRAGATRDMLQNHLLQLLCLVAMEPPAQFEAEAVRDEKVKILRALKPICGQDVQDKTVRGQYGAGKIGGQEVPAYYFEKDVDNDSDTETFVAVQAHIDNWRWAGVPFYLRTGKRMARRSSQIVIQFKPVPHELFNGGQVNQLLIQLQPDEHISLRLMTKSPGKGMRLAPVELDLNLAQAFAQTRRWEAYERLLLDVLEGDSTLFMRRDEVEAAWAWIDPILKGWEEHFQAPRPYPAGSNGPEQANSLLAREGQAWHL, from the coding sequence TTGACTATTCCTTGCGACATCCTGGTTTTCGGCGGTACCGGCGATCTTGCCCTGCACAAGCTGCTGCCGGCGCTCTACCACCTGTATCGCGAGGCCCGTCTGCACAACGCCGTGCGGATCATCTCCCTGGCCCGGCGCCCCTTGCCACGTAACGACTATGTCAAGCTCGCCGAGCGCCACTGCCGGGCGCAGATCGCCCGCCAGGACTTCGACGAGGATGTCTGGCAGCGGTTTTCGGCGCGCCTGGACTACTTCCCGATGGACGCCGCGCAAAGCGCCGACTTTGGCCGCCTGGCCCGCTACCTCGGCGAGCCTGGGGGGCTGACGCGCATCTACTACCTCGCCACGGCGCCCAAACTGTTCGTGCCCATCGCCACCCACCTGCGCATCGCCGGCCTGGCCGACCGCGAGGCGCGCATCGTGCTGGAGAAGCCCATCGGCCATTCGCTGGAGTCGGCCACCGCGATCAACGAAGCCATTGGCGACGTGTTCGACGAGTCCCAGGTATTTCGCATCGACCACTACCTGGGCAAGGAGACGGTGCAGAACCTCATGGCCCTGCGCTTTGCCAATGCCCTGCTGGAGCCGGTCTGGCGCAACAACCAGGTCGACCATGTGCAGATCAGCGTCTGCGAGACTCTCGGGGTCGAGAACCGCGGCGCCTATTACGACCGCGCCGGTGCCACCCGCGACATGCTGCAAAACCACTTGCTGCAGTTGCTATGCCTGGTGGCCATGGAGCCACCCGCGCAGTTCGAAGCCGAAGCCGTGCGCGACGAAAAGGTGAAAATCCTCCGCGCCCTCAAGCCCATTTGCGGGCAGGACGTACAGGACAAGACCGTGCGTGGCCAATACGGTGCCGGCAAGATCGGCGGCCAGGAAGTACCGGCCTACTACTTCGAAAAGGATGTGGACAACGACAGCGACACCGAGACCTTCGTCGCGGTCCAGGCGCACATCGACAACTGGCGCTGGGCCGGCGTGCCGTTCTACCTGCGCACCGGCAAGCGCATGGCACGTCGCTCCTCGCAGATCGTCATCCAGTTCAAGCCTGTGCCGCACGAGCTGTTCAATGGCGGCCAGGTCAACCAGTTGCTGATCCAGCTGCAACCGGACGAACACATCAGCCTGCGCTTGATGACCAAAAGCCCCGGCAAGGGCATGCGCCTGGCGCCGGTCGAGCTGGACCTCAACCTTGCCCAGGCCTTCGCCCAGACCCGACGCTGGGAGGCTTACGAGCGCCTGCTGCTGGATGTGCTGGAGGGTGACTCGACGCTGTTCATGCGCCGCGACGAGGTCGAGGCCGCCTGGGCCTGGATCGACCCAATCCTGAAAGGCTGGGAAGAACACTTCCAGGCACCACGGCCCTACCCGGCCGGCAGCAACGGCCCGGAACAGGCCAACAGCCTGCTCGCACGCGAGGGCCAGGCCTGGCACCTTTGA
- a CDS encoding LysR family transcriptional regulator, with protein sequence MRKSLMRMTLRQLQVFNEVCDLRSYSRAAEEMSLTQPAVSLQIRQLEELVGQPLFEYVGKKLYLTEAAEALQRASRDIFGRLENLDMQLSDMQGSLQGQLKLAIESSAKYFVPHLFAAFKQQHPEVNLTLTVVNRAQAIRRLSDNRDDLTIMSMVPQDMGLEFLPFLNNPIVAVAPPDHPLCKLEQLRLQDLEPHTLLVREQGSGTRKACEEFFKDKRVHFTQTLEVASTDAQRECVVAGLGIALLTRHAVNLELATGVLKELPVEELPLYRSWCLVQSKTKRQSPVALAFQAFIRSERAKISELVERFSGKLPPIPATP encoded by the coding sequence ATGCGTAAGTCCCTGATGCGTATGACTTTACGTCAGCTACAGGTGTTCAACGAGGTGTGCGATTTACGCTCCTACAGCCGAGCTGCCGAGGAGATGTCGCTGACGCAACCCGCCGTTAGTCTACAAATCCGTCAGCTTGAGGAGCTGGTCGGCCAGCCGCTGTTCGAGTATGTCGGCAAGAAGCTCTACCTGACCGAGGCAGCCGAGGCGCTGCAGCGCGCCAGCCGGGATATTTTCGGGCGTTTGGAAAACCTCGACATGCAGCTGTCGGACATGCAGGGCTCACTGCAGGGGCAACTGAAACTGGCGATCGAGTCCAGCGCCAAGTACTTCGTGCCACACCTGTTCGCCGCCTTCAAGCAGCAGCACCCGGAGGTCAACCTCACCCTGACGGTCGTCAACCGGGCCCAGGCGATCCGGCGCCTGTCGGACAACCGCGACGACCTGACCATCATGTCCATGGTGCCCCAGGACATGGGACTGGAGTTCCTGCCTTTCCTCAACAACCCGATTGTCGCCGTGGCGCCACCAGACCATCCGCTGTGCAAGCTCGAACAGCTGCGCCTGCAAGACCTCGAGCCTCATACCCTGCTGGTCCGCGAGCAGGGGTCGGGCACGCGCAAGGCCTGCGAGGAGTTCTTCAAGGACAAGCGTGTGCACTTCACCCAGACCCTCGAAGTGGCCTCCACCGATGCCCAACGCGAGTGCGTGGTGGCCGGCCTGGGCATCGCCCTGCTGACCCGCCATGCGGTGAACCTTGAGCTGGCCACCGGCGTGCTCAAGGAACTACCGGTGGAGGAGCTACCGTTGTACCGCAGCTGGTGCCTGGTGCAATCGAAGACCAAGCGGCAATCACCGGTGGCGTTGGCGTTCCAGGCGTTCATTCGCAGCGAACGTGCAAAGATCAGCGAGCTTGTGGAGCGCTTCTCGGGGAAGTTGCCGCCGATACCTGCCACACCGTGA